A portion of the Bacillus sp. SM2101 genome contains these proteins:
- a CDS encoding DUF350 domain-containing protein produces MVNFLLYLGTNIIMLIIGLFLMELTTKNKEFRLIAAGNKAAAYVLGGRLVGLGIVLYSTSANSLNLIDLMIWGSIGIVAQIVVFFLAELLTPQFKITKAIDEDNQAVGLFLLLLSIAVGLIIAGCLTY; encoded by the coding sequence ATGGTAAATTTCTTACTATATTTAGGAACTAATATTATTATGCTTATTATAGGATTATTTTTAATGGAGCTGACAACAAAAAACAAAGAGTTTCGATTAATTGCAGCTGGGAATAAAGCAGCTGCTTATGTTCTTGGTGGTAGATTAGTAGGTTTAGGGATAGTTCTATATTCTACATCTGCTAATTCACTTAACCTTATTGATTTAATGATTTGGGGCTCCATAGGAATCGTCGCACAAATTGTAGTCTTTTTCTTAGCAGAATTACTTACTCCGCAATTTAAAATTACTAAAGCAATTGATGAAGACAATCAAGCGGTAGGTCTTTTCCTATTACTTTTATCAATAGCAGTTGGTTTGATTATAGCGGGATGCTTAACATACTAA
- a CDS encoding GNAT family N-acetyltransferase, translating to MNNSLEVIELTSVDDNIIELANLLKEVVSKGASVGFLAPLNTDTAIEYWSKVLKPGVILYVAKINNEIRGAVQLHLAMQQNGTHRTEVSKLMVDPSSRRCGIASTLMKTIESRTTNEGRSLIILDTRLGDQSNILYKSLGYVESGTIPSYAQSSDGKLHGTVFYYKLLGQKQTT from the coding sequence ATGAATAATTCGTTGGAAGTAATTGAACTTACATCTGTTGACGACAACATAATAGAACTTGCTAATTTGTTAAAGGAAGTTGTTAGTAAGGGTGCTTCTGTAGGGTTTTTAGCACCTTTAAACACAGATACAGCGATAGAGTATTGGAGCAAAGTGCTTAAGCCTGGAGTGATTTTGTATGTTGCAAAGATTAATAATGAAATTAGAGGAGCTGTTCAGTTGCATTTAGCTATGCAACAAAATGGAACACACAGAACTGAGGTTTCAAAGTTAATGGTTGACCCAAGTAGTCGTAGGTGTGGTATTGCCTCAACACTAATGAAAACTATCGAGTCTAGAACAACGAATGAAGGTAGAAGTTTAATAATCTTAGATACTAGATTAGGTGATCAATCAAATATTTTATACAAATCTTTGGGTTATGTAGAATCTGGGACGATACCATCCTATGCACAGTCATCAGATGGCAAACTACATGGAACGGTTTTTTATTATAAATTATTGGGACAAAAGCAAACAACGTAG
- a CDS encoding alpha/beta hydrolase fold domain-containing protein → MKRVKRSEHLIDPEIRDILDAMGSLSLTPDNYLEVREQINAFFTSSMIERYDVEIEEIRIDNLFDDSKVRLVITKPKNKAEHLNPLIYSVHGGGMIIGSPEMNNEKHAFLAHHYNFIGVSVDYRLAPEYSQPAQLHDCYSGIKWCIDHAKELKIDINRIAVVGESAGAGLAAGLALFTRDCQEFNIHHLQLSVPMLDDRTAIEEAHPFNGEYFFDNAINYFAWKSVLKQEPGAEGISEYYSPARAKTFKGLPSTYLCVGSIELFADETLDFAKRLMYDGVLTELHVYPGYHHLGLTVPNAFHSKKDADNSLNALLRALNILK, encoded by the coding sequence ATGAAAAGAGTTAAACGAAGTGAACATTTAATTGATCCAGAAATACGAGATATTTTAGATGCTATGGGCAGTTTGAGCTTAACACCAGACAATTATTTAGAAGTTCGAGAACAAATCAATGCGTTTTTCACTTCTAGTATGATAGAACGGTATGATGTTGAAATAGAAGAAATAAGGATTGATAATTTGTTTGATGATTCTAAAGTAAGGTTAGTAATTACAAAACCGAAAAATAAAGCTGAGCACCTAAATCCATTAATTTATTCTGTACATGGCGGTGGTATGATAATTGGTAGTCCAGAAATGAATAATGAAAAACATGCATTTCTAGCACATCACTATAATTTTATCGGTGTCTCTGTAGACTATCGTTTAGCCCCTGAATATTCTCAACCTGCTCAATTACATGATTGTTATTCAGGAATTAAATGGTGTATCGACCACGCTAAAGAATTAAAGATTGACATTAATAGAATTGCTGTTGTTGGTGAAAGTGCTGGAGCTGGATTAGCTGCCGGATTAGCTTTATTTACTCGTGATTGTCAGGAGTTTAATATTCATCATTTGCAATTATCTGTACCAATGCTAGATGATCGTACGGCTATCGAAGAAGCCCATCCGTTTAATGGTGAATATTTTTTCGATAATGCTATCAATTATTTTGCGTGGAAGTCAGTTCTTAAACAAGAACCTGGAGCTGAAGGCATTTCAGAATATTATTCGCCTGCTAGGGCCAAAACATTTAAGGGCTTACCAAGCACATATTTATGTGTAGGCTCTATTGAATTATTTGCTGATGAGACATTGGATTTTGCAAAACGTTTAATGTATGACGGAGTACTTACAGAATTGCATGTTTATCCAGGTTATCATCACTTAGGGTTAACAGTGCCAAATGCGTTTCATAGTAAGAAAGATGCAGATAATAGTTTAAATGCATTACTAAGGGCTTTAAATATCCTTAAATGA
- a CDS encoding YafY family protein: protein MPKIDNLLAILWMLSTGKKITAKEISEKLEINIRTVYRYIDTLSISGVPIISDSGHNGGYTLLTKFIKAPLFFDNEEQTSLYHAAVFAKEAGYYGGEALSRAVSKLSKYSNQEQERKINQRKASLEVISKKNSFSAVPLLKELEQAIAGNYTVNIQYHKSGEKQTKFRLIDPYTIIYWKTNWYVIGFCHLRNNIRSFKVERIDTIKQTEYQFNKPKEFSAREFFLKNILPTIDDKEEIISLVINGNKNTLNDICQHWFLEHYLHERTSNQAIFLLEKEILNTYVPHIILPYGKSIQVQEPISIKERLIEILSDLIQFYEI from the coding sequence ATGCCTAAAATTGACAATTTACTAGCAATATTATGGATGCTAAGCACTGGTAAAAAAATAACTGCAAAGGAAATCTCAGAAAAATTAGAGATTAATATAAGGACTGTGTATCGATATATTGACACACTCTCTATAAGTGGTGTACCTATAATTTCTGACTCAGGTCATAACGGTGGATATACGTTACTGACTAAATTTATCAAAGCTCCTCTTTTTTTTGATAATGAGGAACAAACATCCTTATATCATGCTGCTGTTTTTGCAAAAGAAGCGGGATACTACGGAGGAGAAGCACTATCTAGGGCAGTTTCAAAACTAAGTAAATATTCTAATCAAGAGCAAGAAAGAAAAATAAACCAACGTAAAGCTAGTCTTGAAGTTATAAGTAAAAAAAATTCCTTCTCTGCGGTACCTCTACTGAAAGAACTTGAGCAGGCAATTGCCGGCAATTACACTGTTAATATTCAATACCATAAAAGTGGCGAAAAGCAAACGAAGTTTAGGTTGATTGATCCTTACACAATTATTTATTGGAAAACTAACTGGTATGTAATTGGATTTTGTCATCTTAGGAATAATATTCGCAGTTTTAAAGTTGAGCGTATTGATACCATCAAGCAAACCGAATATCAGTTTAACAAACCAAAAGAGTTTTCAGCACGTGAATTTTTTTTAAAAAATATTCTTCCGACTATAGATGATAAGGAAGAGATTATTTCTCTAGTTATTAACGGAAATAAAAACACATTGAATGATATATGCCAACATTGGTTTTTAGAACATTATTTACATGAACGGACTTCTAATCAAGCGATATTCCTACTTGAGAAAGAAATACTAAATACATATGTACCTCATATCATTTTACCTTATGGTAAATCGATTCAAGTTCAAGAGCCAATAAGTATAAAAGAAAGGTTGATCGAAATTCTTTCGGATTTAATACAATTTTATGAAATTTAA
- a CDS encoding cytochrome D1 domain-containing protein yields the protein MATVVIDVNTHSAITTFPIGIAIGTSPLDITPNGKLAYVANEDVNTVSAINIPTQEVIATIQAGINPCNVVFTPDGKIAYVTNGGTGPPFGDTISIIDVKTHSIIATVLVGSNPSTIVFTPDGKLAYITNQLDNTVSVIDVKTHSVIATVSVDTGPELMSISPDGKLAYVANSGDGTLSVIDVKSHSVIATVTFSQNLRDIAFTPDGKIAYVTTRSQQQPGNVSVIDVKTHSVIATIQVVDPIRVLFTPDGKIAYATNFGGVVSVIDVKTHSLISTTLVNPSINANVNDVAITPDGKIAYVTISNENSVPVIDVKTHSVITTIPIPMLISNIGSVTFSPNGKLAYVVESTT from the coding sequence TTGGCTACTGTCGTAATTGATGTTAATACTCATTCTGCTATAACAACTTTTCCAATTGGTATAGCTATTGGTACATCACCATTAGATATCACTCCGAATGGAAAATTAGCTTATGTTGCAAATGAAGATGTTAACACTGTATCTGCTATAAATATACCAACACAGGAGGTTATAGCCACCATTCAAGCTGGTATTAATCCATGTAATGTTGTTTTTACTCCTGATGGGAAAATTGCTTATGTTACTAACGGAGGTACAGGTCCCCCATTTGGAGATACTATTTCAATTATCGATGTTAAAACACACTCAATTATTGCTACTGTTCTAGTGGGTAGCAATCCTAGTACCATCGTTTTCACGCCTGATGGAAAATTAGCTTATATTACTAACCAATTGGACAACACTGTTTCTGTTATCGATGTTAAAACCCATTCAGTCATTGCTACTGTTTCTGTTGATACAGGTCCAGAATTAATGTCCATTTCTCCTGATGGAAAGCTAGCTTATGTTGCTAATAGTGGAGATGGTACTTTGTCTGTCATTGACGTTAAATCACATTCTGTCATTGCTACTGTGACTTTTAGTCAAAATCTAAGAGATATTGCTTTTACTCCTGATGGGAAAATTGCTTATGTTACAACTAGATCTCAACAACAACCTGGAAATGTATCAGTTATTGATGTAAAAACGCACTCTGTCATTGCTACAATACAAGTTGTTGATCCAATTAGAGTCCTTTTTACTCCTGATGGAAAAATTGCTTATGCTACAAACTTCGGTGGTGTCGTATCCGTCATAGACGTAAAAACACATTCATTAATTTCTACTACCCTTGTTAATCCTAGTATCAATGCTAATGTAAATGATGTTGCTATTACTCCTGATGGGAAAATTGCTTATGTTACGATTTCAAATGAAAATTCTGTGCCCGTCATCGATGTTAAAACTCACTCTGTAATTACTACAATTCCAATTCCAATGCTAATAAGTAACATAGGTTCAGTTACCTTCTCTCCTAATGGAAAATTAGCTTACGTAGTTGAATCCACTACATAG
- a CDS encoding type 1 glutamine amidotransferase family protein, which yields MQTNRVLLYVFNTMSDWEYGYLIAELNSGRYFKKGLAPLKIMTVGTNKETVTTMGGLNIQPDISLDECDLRSKDLLILPGGNTWGENIHQPILAKIGDALNFGTIVAAICGATEGLANAGYLNSRKHTSNNLDYMKMSCPNYKGEQFYKLGTVVCDGNLVTASGIAPLEFAMEVLKTLDVFTPDTLHSWYNLNKFHKSEYFFQLMNSINS from the coding sequence ATGCAAACAAACAGAGTTCTTCTTTACGTATTTAATACGATGTCAGATTGGGAATATGGATATTTAATTGCTGAATTAAACTCTGGAAGATATTTCAAAAAAGGTTTAGCTCCCTTGAAAATAATGACAGTTGGAACTAATAAAGAAACGGTTACTACGATGGGTGGACTGAACATACAACCAGATATTTCACTTGATGAGTGTGATTTAAGGAGTAAAGACCTTTTAATATTACCTGGAGGAAATACATGGGGAGAAAATATTCATCAACCTATCTTAGCGAAAATTGGAGATGCTTTAAACTTTGGTACAATTGTTGCTGCAATTTGTGGTGCAACTGAAGGGTTAGCGAATGCTGGCTACCTAAACTCTAGAAAACATACTAGCAATAACTTAGATTATATGAAAATGAGCTGTCCGAATTATAAAGGAGAACAGTTTTATAAATTGGGAACTGTAGTATGTGATGGAAATCTGGTAACAGCATCAGGTATAGCTCCTCTGGAATTTGCTATGGAAGTACTGAAAACATTAGATGTATTCACGCCAGACACATTACATTCATGGTATAACCTAAATAAGTTTCATAAATCTGAATATTTCTTCCAGTTAATGAATTCAATAAATAGCTAA
- a CDS encoding serine hydrolase: protein MNNNSISNFEDLVKNDYSNIAGIAIAKNTSLVYEKYFDGYTHEDVLHVASVTKSIISVLIGIAIDKRYVKNIEQKVLEFFPDYTIKRGEKTIQEVTIKNLLTMTAPFKYKSEPYTKVYSNDNWVKAALDLLGGKNHVEKFKYTTVGLNILSGILTNATGQSVLDFAKENLFKPLEIKVPNNVFIQNKEDYLSFLKDKYVTGWVADPKGVNTAGWGLTLTPRDMIKIGQLYLNGGVWNGKQILSLQWTEESTKEKNRWGDLPYGYLWWVVDDGYAALGDGGNVIFINPKKELVVAIASRFMPRAKDRIELIRKHIMPLL from the coding sequence ATGAATAATAATTCTATTTCTAATTTTGAGGATTTAGTAAAAAATGATTATTCCAATATAGCAGGTATTGCTATTGCAAAAAATACAAGTTTGGTTTATGAAAAATATTTTGATGGGTATACACACGAAGATGTATTACATGTAGCATCTGTAACTAAAAGTATCATATCAGTACTTATTGGTATTGCAATAGATAAAAGATATGTTAAAAATATTGAACAAAAAGTATTAGAATTTTTCCCTGATTATACAATTAAGCGCGGTGAAAAAACTATACAAGAAGTCACCATCAAAAATTTGTTGACAATGACTGCACCATTTAAATACAAGTCAGAACCATATACAAAGGTCTATTCTAATGATAATTGGGTAAAAGCTGCGTTAGATTTGCTAGGGGGCAAAAACCATGTTGAGAAGTTTAAATATACAACCGTTGGTTTAAATATTTTATCAGGTATTCTTACAAACGCAACTGGTCAATCAGTGCTTGACTTTGCTAAGGAGAACTTATTTAAACCTCTTGAAATCAAAGTTCCTAATAATGTTTTTATACAAAATAAAGAAGACTATTTATCTTTTCTCAAGGATAAGTATGTAACTGGTTGGGTAGCAGATCCTAAAGGTGTAAATACTGCTGGTTGGGGGCTTACTTTAACTCCAAGAGATATGATAAAAATCGGTCAGTTATATTTAAATGGCGGCGTATGGAACGGTAAGCAAATTCTATCTTTACAATGGACAGAGGAAAGCACAAAGGAAAAAAATCGCTGGGGAGACTTGCCATATGGTTACTTGTGGTGGGTTGTTGATGATGGCTATGCAGCTTTAGGCGATGGTGGAAATGTAATATTCATAAACCCTAAAAAGGAATTGGTAGTTGCTATTGCTTCTCGCTTTATGCCACGTGCCAAGGATAGAATTGAATTGATTAGAAAGCATATTATGCCATTGTTGTAA
- a CDS encoding ybaK/ebsC family protein, with amino-acid sequence MNTYKDKAGLFSDFNFKLVVINSLIESDEFTRFEDDLQKLEEKFVDNYEWYEDNPPIPELIQYFSELVLEDSDLNSITELVFDGGNEIYTSYLKPDWDGDDDIFDVKSIEGYQKLVNLKTVHAIGMVDEELLAPMLNDGISVE; translated from the coding sequence ATGAATACATATAAAGACAAGGCAGGCTTGTTTAGTGATTTTAATTTTAAATTAGTGGTGATAAATAGCTTGATTGAATCAGATGAATTTACAAGGTTTGAAGATGATTTGCAAAAGTTAGAAGAAAAATTTGTCGACAATTACGAATGGTATGAAGATAATCCTCCAATACCAGAGCTTATTCAATATTTTAGTGAATTAGTTCTTGAAGATAGTGATCTGAATTCCATCACAGAGCTAGTATTTGATGGTGGAAATGAAATTTACACCTCATATTTAAAGCCGGATTGGGATGGAGATGATGATATTTTTGATGTGAAAAGTATAGAGGGTTATCAAAAGTTAGTAAATTTAAAAACAGTGCATGCAATTGGTATGGTTGATGAAGAACTATTAGCACCAATGTTAAATGATGGAATTTCAGTAGAGTAA